In Pocillopora verrucosa isolate sample1 chromosome 13, ASM3666991v2, whole genome shotgun sequence, one genomic interval encodes:
- the LOC131770745 gene encoding uncharacterized protein isoform X2 translates to MSDYRALLLNISNHLTSEDVTGLKYLCKEVIPAGKAEKITRAFEFFSELERLNLLSEENRDFLASKLIAINRNDLRNRLLGIQENEMAPQINQGLVAPVQPNNWDDKPVPGDLVYNLVEDLSTSWKMLGRRLGLTEGVIGNIDSEHRKVVEKGVGMFEEWKKRKTVDATMKALRKALELIGRRDLSERVRDYALKKQQEEIDAAVEHEYQTEIEQRPFPNLNDMGYVLPNYPPQRVPGEQTEYTSLRPVPSWTPPNQSFPPFSAPPVTTSGLDPSFIGGWDQPSQVSLPFSTQQASVGGQDSSIRQQPTLSAQDNETAPTPSAMQAISSHPNLTGLPLQRVAPTYQGGSYANPNLPYYGPLHSGTPYSSTSAVASVTRSQRSQSDSIVVNPSIPYPAQISQPSIDRSVSSPVPLPQSTMVNPSFQPLPPAVPSESASHRPSVTSIVGNEVPQEPTAAPGFSNPPPFNDTSNQRLQTDSSLADPSLGYPVQVSQLSMENPSLQSPLSPDAVTQGPPGSTARPVQEHSASAGSAGLDAIDHPPNGSISTGIPAVADLKVQVSSMGNFLDPAKYEPIEMIGSGGFAKVYLCQCKKTGKKMAVKMCDLGINHEETQKQRRAVENEVTVLSDVKHKYIVQFLYAEEKQNTMLLFLEYMEGGSVEDMLRQKGPLEELLVRKFTWQMLIGVEFLHGKGIIHKDIKGANVLLDGQQQNIKLADFGISKVMTALKTVTGGRVTQGNVASFHWTSPEMLSGQSYGRKTDIWSVGCTVVEMLTTKPPMFNEHLLMQAKMFKIVNHEVEPPKDCTSIAFGFIEKCLRKQEIRPTAAELLKDDPFVQFSPEEMMEVF, encoded by the exons ATGAGTGATTATCGAGCACTTCTGTTGAATATTTCAAATCATTTAACGTCTGAAGATGTAACTGGGCTTAAATATCTCTGCAAAGAAGTAATTCCGGCAGGAAAAGCAGAGAAAATTACTCGTGCATTCGAGTTCTTCTCAGAGCTTGAACGTCTGAACTTGCTTTCGGAAGAGAATCGCGATTTTTTGGCTTCAAAACTTATTGCTATCAATAGAAATGACTTGAGGAATAGACTTTTAGGGATTCAAG aaaATGAGATGGCACCGCAGATTAATCAAGGACTTGTAGCAC CAGTACAGCCAAATAATTGGGATGACAAGCCTGTGCCTGGAGATTTAGTTTACAATCTTGTTGAAGATCTGAGCACAAGCTGGAAAATGTTGGGAAGACGTCTTGGTCTTACAGAAGGTGTCATAGGCAACATTGACTCAGAACATCGGAAAGTTGTAGAAAAAGGCGTGGGAATGTTTGAAGAgtggaagaaaagaaaaactgtcGACGCAACAATGAAAGCATTACGGAAAGCCCTTGAGCTTATAGGAAGACGAGATTTGTCTGAAAGAGTGAGAG ATTATGCATTGAAGAAGCAGCAAGAAGAGATTGATGCTGCAGTGGAACATGAATACCAGACTGAAATAG AACAGAGGCCTTTTCCAAACTTAAATGACATGGGCTATGTCTTGCCAAATTATCCTCCACAACGTGTCCCTGGAGAGCAAACAGAATATACTAGTCTGAGACCAGTACCATCCTGGACTCCACCAAATCAAAGCTTTCCACCTTTCTCTGCCCCACCAGTCACCACAAGTGGTTTGGATCCATCCTTTATTGGTGGTTGGGATCAACCCAGTCAAGTTTCTCTACCTTTCTCCACTCAGCAGGCCTCTGTAGGTGGACAGGATTCATCAATTCGGCAACAACCTACCCTTTCTGCACAGGATAATGAAACAGCTCCAACCCCCTCAGCAATGCAGGCCATTTCCAGTCATCCTAACCTGACTGGTTTGCCCTTGCAAAGGGTTGCTCCAACATATCAAGGGGGTTCATATGCCAACCCAAACCTTCCCTATTACGGGCCACTTCATTCAGGCACTCCTTACTCTTCAACCTCAGCAGTTGCATCTGTTACAAGAAGTCAAAGATCACAGAGTGACTCAATTGTTGTCAATCCATCTATTCCTTATCCTGCACAAATCTCTCAACCTAGCATAGACCGATCTGTTTCCTCTCCTGTGCCACTTCCTCAAAGCACAATGGTGAATCCCTCTTTTCAGCCTTTACCTCCAGCTGTCCCATCTGAGAGTGCATCTCACAGACCTTCAGTGACTTCAATTGTTGGCAATGAAGTACCCCAAGAACCAACAGCTGCCCCAGGGTTCAGTAATCCTCCCCCTTTTAATGATACATCAAATCAGAGGCTACAGACTGATTCATCACTGGCTGACCCATCCCTTGGTTATCCTGTACAAGTCTCTCAACTCAGCATGGAAAATCCCTCTCTTCAATCTCCACTTTCACCAGATGCTGTAACACAGGGACCTCCTGGTTCAACTGCAAGACCGGTTCAGGAGCACTCTGCATCAGCAGGGTCTGCTGGACTGGATGCCATAGATCATCCTCCTAATGGAAGCATCAGTACAGGCATCCCAGCCGTTGCTGATCTCAAAGTACAGGTTTCCTCTATGGGTAATTTTTTGGATCCTGCGAAGTATGAGCCAATTGAAATGATAGGATCTGGCGGTTTTGCTAAG GTTTACCTCTGTCAGTGCAAAAAGACTGGGAAAAAAATGGCAGTTAAAATGTGTGATCTTGGAATAAACCATGAGGAGACTCAAAAG CAAAGAAGGGCAGTTGAAAATGAAGTAACAGTTCTTTCAGATGTAAAGCACAAGTACATTGTGCAGTTCCTCTATGCAGAGGAGAAGCAAAACACTATGTTGTTGTTTCTGGAGTACATGGAAGGG GGTTCTGTGGAGGACATGTTAAGACAGAAAGGACCCTTGGAAGAGCTGCTTGTCAGAAAGTTTACCTGGCAAATGCTTATTGGGGTTGAATTCCTCCACGGCAAGGGAATTATTCACAAGGACATCAAAG GTGCAAATGTTCTGCTAGATGGGCAACAACAGAACATAAAACTTGCTGATTTTGGAATCTCAAAAGTCATGACA GCACTGAAAACCGTCACCGGTGGAAGAGTGACTCAAGGAAACGTGGCTTCTTTTCATTGGACAAGCCCGGAAATGCTCTCTGGCCAATCCTATGGAAGGAAAACTGATATTTG GAGTGTGGGTTGCACTGTAGTCGAGATGTTGACAACCAAACCGCCCATGTTCAATGAACACTTATTGATGCAAgcaaaaatgtttaagattGTCAACCACGAAGTTGAGCCACCGAAGGACTGTACATCCATTGCTTTTGGATTTATTGAGAAATGCCTCAG
- the LOC131770745 gene encoding uncharacterized protein isoform X1: protein MSDYRALLLNISNHLTSEDVTGLKYLCKEVIPAGKAEKITRAFEFFSELERLNLLSEENRDFLASKLIAINRNDLRNRLLGIQENEMAPQINQGLVAPVQPNNWDDKPVPGDLVYNLVEDLSTSWKMLGRRLGLTEGVIGNIDSEHRKVVEKGVGMFEEWKKRKTVDATMKALRKALELIGRRDLSERVRDYALKKQQEEIDAAVEHEYQTEIAEQRPFPNLNDMGYVLPNYPPQRVPGEQTEYTSLRPVPSWTPPNQSFPPFSAPPVTTSGLDPSFIGGWDQPSQVSLPFSTQQASVGGQDSSIRQQPTLSAQDNETAPTPSAMQAISSHPNLTGLPLQRVAPTYQGGSYANPNLPYYGPLHSGTPYSSTSAVASVTRSQRSQSDSIVVNPSIPYPAQISQPSIDRSVSSPVPLPQSTMVNPSFQPLPPAVPSESASHRPSVTSIVGNEVPQEPTAAPGFSNPPPFNDTSNQRLQTDSSLADPSLGYPVQVSQLSMENPSLQSPLSPDAVTQGPPGSTARPVQEHSASAGSAGLDAIDHPPNGSISTGIPAVADLKVQVSSMGNFLDPAKYEPIEMIGSGGFAKVYLCQCKKTGKKMAVKMCDLGINHEETQKQRRAVENEVTVLSDVKHKYIVQFLYAEEKQNTMLLFLEYMEGGSVEDMLRQKGPLEELLVRKFTWQMLIGVEFLHGKGIIHKDIKGANVLLDGQQQNIKLADFGISKVMTALKTVTGGRVTQGNVASFHWTSPEMLSGQSYGRKTDIWSVGCTVVEMLTTKPPMFNEHLLMQAKMFKIVNHEVEPPKDCTSIAFGFIEKCLRKQEIRPTAAELLKDDPFVQFSPEEMMEVF, encoded by the exons ATGAGTGATTATCGAGCACTTCTGTTGAATATTTCAAATCATTTAACGTCTGAAGATGTAACTGGGCTTAAATATCTCTGCAAAGAAGTAATTCCGGCAGGAAAAGCAGAGAAAATTACTCGTGCATTCGAGTTCTTCTCAGAGCTTGAACGTCTGAACTTGCTTTCGGAAGAGAATCGCGATTTTTTGGCTTCAAAACTTATTGCTATCAATAGAAATGACTTGAGGAATAGACTTTTAGGGATTCAAG aaaATGAGATGGCACCGCAGATTAATCAAGGACTTGTAGCAC CAGTACAGCCAAATAATTGGGATGACAAGCCTGTGCCTGGAGATTTAGTTTACAATCTTGTTGAAGATCTGAGCACAAGCTGGAAAATGTTGGGAAGACGTCTTGGTCTTACAGAAGGTGTCATAGGCAACATTGACTCAGAACATCGGAAAGTTGTAGAAAAAGGCGTGGGAATGTTTGAAGAgtggaagaaaagaaaaactgtcGACGCAACAATGAAAGCATTACGGAAAGCCCTTGAGCTTATAGGAAGACGAGATTTGTCTGAAAGAGTGAGAG ATTATGCATTGAAGAAGCAGCAAGAAGAGATTGATGCTGCAGTGGAACATGAATACCAGACTGAAATAG CAGAACAGAGGCCTTTTCCAAACTTAAATGACATGGGCTATGTCTTGCCAAATTATCCTCCACAACGTGTCCCTGGAGAGCAAACAGAATATACTAGTCTGAGACCAGTACCATCCTGGACTCCACCAAATCAAAGCTTTCCACCTTTCTCTGCCCCACCAGTCACCACAAGTGGTTTGGATCCATCCTTTATTGGTGGTTGGGATCAACCCAGTCAAGTTTCTCTACCTTTCTCCACTCAGCAGGCCTCTGTAGGTGGACAGGATTCATCAATTCGGCAACAACCTACCCTTTCTGCACAGGATAATGAAACAGCTCCAACCCCCTCAGCAATGCAGGCCATTTCCAGTCATCCTAACCTGACTGGTTTGCCCTTGCAAAGGGTTGCTCCAACATATCAAGGGGGTTCATATGCCAACCCAAACCTTCCCTATTACGGGCCACTTCATTCAGGCACTCCTTACTCTTCAACCTCAGCAGTTGCATCTGTTACAAGAAGTCAAAGATCACAGAGTGACTCAATTGTTGTCAATCCATCTATTCCTTATCCTGCACAAATCTCTCAACCTAGCATAGACCGATCTGTTTCCTCTCCTGTGCCACTTCCTCAAAGCACAATGGTGAATCCCTCTTTTCAGCCTTTACCTCCAGCTGTCCCATCTGAGAGTGCATCTCACAGACCTTCAGTGACTTCAATTGTTGGCAATGAAGTACCCCAAGAACCAACAGCTGCCCCAGGGTTCAGTAATCCTCCCCCTTTTAATGATACATCAAATCAGAGGCTACAGACTGATTCATCACTGGCTGACCCATCCCTTGGTTATCCTGTACAAGTCTCTCAACTCAGCATGGAAAATCCCTCTCTTCAATCTCCACTTTCACCAGATGCTGTAACACAGGGACCTCCTGGTTCAACTGCAAGACCGGTTCAGGAGCACTCTGCATCAGCAGGGTCTGCTGGACTGGATGCCATAGATCATCCTCCTAATGGAAGCATCAGTACAGGCATCCCAGCCGTTGCTGATCTCAAAGTACAGGTTTCCTCTATGGGTAATTTTTTGGATCCTGCGAAGTATGAGCCAATTGAAATGATAGGATCTGGCGGTTTTGCTAAG GTTTACCTCTGTCAGTGCAAAAAGACTGGGAAAAAAATGGCAGTTAAAATGTGTGATCTTGGAATAAACCATGAGGAGACTCAAAAG CAAAGAAGGGCAGTTGAAAATGAAGTAACAGTTCTTTCAGATGTAAAGCACAAGTACATTGTGCAGTTCCTCTATGCAGAGGAGAAGCAAAACACTATGTTGTTGTTTCTGGAGTACATGGAAGGG GGTTCTGTGGAGGACATGTTAAGACAGAAAGGACCCTTGGAAGAGCTGCTTGTCAGAAAGTTTACCTGGCAAATGCTTATTGGGGTTGAATTCCTCCACGGCAAGGGAATTATTCACAAGGACATCAAAG GTGCAAATGTTCTGCTAGATGGGCAACAACAGAACATAAAACTTGCTGATTTTGGAATCTCAAAAGTCATGACA GCACTGAAAACCGTCACCGGTGGAAGAGTGACTCAAGGAAACGTGGCTTCTTTTCATTGGACAAGCCCGGAAATGCTCTCTGGCCAATCCTATGGAAGGAAAACTGATATTTG GAGTGTGGGTTGCACTGTAGTCGAGATGTTGACAACCAAACCGCCCATGTTCAATGAACACTTATTGATGCAAgcaaaaatgtttaagattGTCAACCACGAAGTTGAGCCACCGAAGGACTGTACATCCATTGCTTTTGGATTTATTGAGAAATGCCTCAG
- the LOC131770745 gene encoding uncharacterized protein isoform X3, which translates to MSDYRALLLNISNHLTSEDVTGLKYLCKEVIPAGKAEKITRAFEFFSELERLNLLSEENRDFLASKLIAINRNDLRNRLLGIQENEMAPQINQGLVALQPNNWDDKPVPGDLVYNLVEDLSTSWKMLGRRLGLTEGVIGNIDSEHRKVVEKGVGMFEEWKKRKTVDATMKALRKALELIGRRDLSERVRDYALKKQQEEIDAAVEHEYQTEIAEQRPFPNLNDMGYVLPNYPPQRVPGEQTEYTSLRPVPSWTPPNQSFPPFSAPPVTTSGLDPSFIGGWDQPSQVSLPFSTQQASVGGQDSSIRQQPTLSAQDNETAPTPSAMQAISSHPNLTGLPLQRVAPTYQGGSYANPNLPYYGPLHSGTPYSSTSAVASVTRSQRSQSDSIVVNPSIPYPAQISQPSIDRSVSSPVPLPQSTMVNPSFQPLPPAVPSESASHRPSVTSIVGNEVPQEPTAAPGFSNPPPFNDTSNQRLQTDSSLADPSLGYPVQVSQLSMENPSLQSPLSPDAVTQGPPGSTARPVQEHSASAGSAGLDAIDHPPNGSISTGIPAVADLKVQVSSMGNFLDPAKYEPIEMIGSGGFAKVYLCQCKKTGKKMAVKMCDLGINHEETQKQRRAVENEVTVLSDVKHKYIVQFLYAEEKQNTMLLFLEYMEGGSVEDMLRQKGPLEELLVRKFTWQMLIGVEFLHGKGIIHKDIKGANVLLDGQQQNIKLADFGISKVMTALKTVTGGRVTQGNVASFHWTSPEMLSGQSYGRKTDIWSVGCTVVEMLTTKPPMFNEHLLMQAKMFKIVNHEVEPPKDCTSIAFGFIEKCLRKQEIRPTAAELLKDDPFVQFSPEEMMEVF; encoded by the exons ATGAGTGATTATCGAGCACTTCTGTTGAATATTTCAAATCATTTAACGTCTGAAGATGTAACTGGGCTTAAATATCTCTGCAAAGAAGTAATTCCGGCAGGAAAAGCAGAGAAAATTACTCGTGCATTCGAGTTCTTCTCAGAGCTTGAACGTCTGAACTTGCTTTCGGAAGAGAATCGCGATTTTTTGGCTTCAAAACTTATTGCTATCAATAGAAATGACTTGAGGAATAGACTTTTAGGGATTCAAG aaaATGAGATGGCACCGCAGATTAATCAAGGACTTGTAGCAC TACAGCCAAATAATTGGGATGACAAGCCTGTGCCTGGAGATTTAGTTTACAATCTTGTTGAAGATCTGAGCACAAGCTGGAAAATGTTGGGAAGACGTCTTGGTCTTACAGAAGGTGTCATAGGCAACATTGACTCAGAACATCGGAAAGTTGTAGAAAAAGGCGTGGGAATGTTTGAAGAgtggaagaaaagaaaaactgtcGACGCAACAATGAAAGCATTACGGAAAGCCCTTGAGCTTATAGGAAGACGAGATTTGTCTGAAAGAGTGAGAG ATTATGCATTGAAGAAGCAGCAAGAAGAGATTGATGCTGCAGTGGAACATGAATACCAGACTGAAATAG CAGAACAGAGGCCTTTTCCAAACTTAAATGACATGGGCTATGTCTTGCCAAATTATCCTCCACAACGTGTCCCTGGAGAGCAAACAGAATATACTAGTCTGAGACCAGTACCATCCTGGACTCCACCAAATCAAAGCTTTCCACCTTTCTCTGCCCCACCAGTCACCACAAGTGGTTTGGATCCATCCTTTATTGGTGGTTGGGATCAACCCAGTCAAGTTTCTCTACCTTTCTCCACTCAGCAGGCCTCTGTAGGTGGACAGGATTCATCAATTCGGCAACAACCTACCCTTTCTGCACAGGATAATGAAACAGCTCCAACCCCCTCAGCAATGCAGGCCATTTCCAGTCATCCTAACCTGACTGGTTTGCCCTTGCAAAGGGTTGCTCCAACATATCAAGGGGGTTCATATGCCAACCCAAACCTTCCCTATTACGGGCCACTTCATTCAGGCACTCCTTACTCTTCAACCTCAGCAGTTGCATCTGTTACAAGAAGTCAAAGATCACAGAGTGACTCAATTGTTGTCAATCCATCTATTCCTTATCCTGCACAAATCTCTCAACCTAGCATAGACCGATCTGTTTCCTCTCCTGTGCCACTTCCTCAAAGCACAATGGTGAATCCCTCTTTTCAGCCTTTACCTCCAGCTGTCCCATCTGAGAGTGCATCTCACAGACCTTCAGTGACTTCAATTGTTGGCAATGAAGTACCCCAAGAACCAACAGCTGCCCCAGGGTTCAGTAATCCTCCCCCTTTTAATGATACATCAAATCAGAGGCTACAGACTGATTCATCACTGGCTGACCCATCCCTTGGTTATCCTGTACAAGTCTCTCAACTCAGCATGGAAAATCCCTCTCTTCAATCTCCACTTTCACCAGATGCTGTAACACAGGGACCTCCTGGTTCAACTGCAAGACCGGTTCAGGAGCACTCTGCATCAGCAGGGTCTGCTGGACTGGATGCCATAGATCATCCTCCTAATGGAAGCATCAGTACAGGCATCCCAGCCGTTGCTGATCTCAAAGTACAGGTTTCCTCTATGGGTAATTTTTTGGATCCTGCGAAGTATGAGCCAATTGAAATGATAGGATCTGGCGGTTTTGCTAAG GTTTACCTCTGTCAGTGCAAAAAGACTGGGAAAAAAATGGCAGTTAAAATGTGTGATCTTGGAATAAACCATGAGGAGACTCAAAAG CAAAGAAGGGCAGTTGAAAATGAAGTAACAGTTCTTTCAGATGTAAAGCACAAGTACATTGTGCAGTTCCTCTATGCAGAGGAGAAGCAAAACACTATGTTGTTGTTTCTGGAGTACATGGAAGGG GGTTCTGTGGAGGACATGTTAAGACAGAAAGGACCCTTGGAAGAGCTGCTTGTCAGAAAGTTTACCTGGCAAATGCTTATTGGGGTTGAATTCCTCCACGGCAAGGGAATTATTCACAAGGACATCAAAG GTGCAAATGTTCTGCTAGATGGGCAACAACAGAACATAAAACTTGCTGATTTTGGAATCTCAAAAGTCATGACA GCACTGAAAACCGTCACCGGTGGAAGAGTGACTCAAGGAAACGTGGCTTCTTTTCATTGGACAAGCCCGGAAATGCTCTCTGGCCAATCCTATGGAAGGAAAACTGATATTTG GAGTGTGGGTTGCACTGTAGTCGAGATGTTGACAACCAAACCGCCCATGTTCAATGAACACTTATTGATGCAAgcaaaaatgtttaagattGTCAACCACGAAGTTGAGCCACCGAAGGACTGTACATCCATTGCTTTTGGATTTATTGAGAAATGCCTCAG